One window of the Deltaproteobacteria bacterium genome contains the following:
- a CDS encoding gamma carbonic anhydrase family protein, translating into MKPNHPAPCVIPLLGSFPEVGEGTFLAPTSALIGQVKLGKNCSVWFSTVLRGDVGPIEIGDETNIQDGSVIHGTFKKAFAKIGRRVTIGHMVTIHGCTIGNLCLIGMGAIIMDGAHIPNRSIVGAGSLVTEGSTFEEGLLILGRPAKAVRPLNEKELAFLDKSADNYLMYKDWYQNPEKHQERPS; encoded by the coding sequence ATGAAGCCCAATCATCCCGCGCCTTGTGTGATTCCACTTCTTGGCTCTTTTCCTGAAGTTGGAGAAGGAACCTTTCTCGCCCCCACATCTGCTTTGATCGGCCAGGTTAAACTTGGGAAAAACTGTTCTGTTTGGTTTTCGACAGTTCTCCGTGGTGACGTTGGACCGATCGAAATTGGTGATGAAACAAATATTCAAGACGGATCTGTCATTCACGGCACTTTCAAAAAAGCTTTTGCGAAAATCGGTCGCCGAGTGACGATCGGGCATATGGTGACGATTCATGGATGCACCATTGGTAATCTTTGCTTGATAGGTATGGGCGCCATCATCATGGACGGAGCACATATTCCAAACAGGTCCATCGTCGGAGCAGGTAGCTTGGTGACTGAAGGTTCGACGTTCGAAGAGGGGTTGCTGATTCTGGGCCGTCCAGCAAAAGCGGTGCGTCCTCTCAACGAAAAGGAACTCGCGTTCCTTGATAAATCTGCTGACAACTATCTCATGTACAAAGACTGGTATCAGAACCCCGAAAAACATCAGGAGCGACCTTCATGA